The Polaribacter sp. KT25b genome contains the following window.
TAAATGGTTATGAAAGTATTTCTGGGCAAATTAATGCAGAATTGGTAAAACCTTTTACTGACAATAAGTTTTTTATAAATGGCTATAGTTCTTTAAATGGAAGATTGGAATTAAACACACATTTTAATGAAAGGGTTTCTGATAAATGGCAAACAGGTGTATATATTCATGGAAATTATCGAGGAGAAAAGTTTGATAAAAACCATGATAATTTTTTGGATAATCCGCTTGCTAATCAAGTAAATGTGATGAATCGTTGGCAATATACAGATGCAGAAAAAGGTTGGGTAAGTTTTATAAATGTTCGGTTTTTAAAGGATGAAAAACAAACGGGTGAAATCAATTTTAATCCAACTTTAGATAAAGGAACTACGAATGCTTGGGGAAGTGAAATTGATACAAAACGTTTTGAAACATCAGCAAAATTAGGGTATGTTTTTCCCGAATTACCTTTTCAAAGTATTGGTATTCAAATGGCTTATAGTAATCATCAGCAAGATTCTTATTTTGGTTTAAATGTGTATGATATTAAACATGAAAGCTTGTATTCTAATGTTATTTTTAATTCAATTATTGGAGATACAAGAAACAAATTTAAAACAGGAATTAGTTTTACTCATGATAAATTTGATGAACTTGTAAATGCCACTGATTTTAGTAGAATAGAAAATGATTTTGGAGCGTTTTTTGAATATGCCTTTGATAATTTACAAAATTTTAGCTTAACTGCTGGTTTAAGAATTGATGCACATAATTTGTTAGGCACTTTTATAACACCAAGATTACATCTTAGATATGTGCCTTGGGAAAAAGGAGTTTTTAGAGCTTCTGTTGGTAGAGGGAAAAGAAGTGCGAATATTTTTGCAGAAAATCAGCAATTATTTGCAAGTTCTCGACAAATTAATATTGATAATGTTGGTGGAAATATCTACGGATTAAATCCAGAAATTGCTTGGAATTATGGAGTTTCATATTTACAGCGTTTTAATTTATTTGATAAAAAAGGAGATATTACTTTTGATTTTTATCAAACAAATTTTCAAAATCAAGTAATTGTTGATTGGGAAAATCCGCAAGAAATTTCTTTTTATGATTTAAACGGAAAAAGTATTGCTAATAGTTTTCAGGTTGAAGTTAATTATAATATTGCTCCGTTTTTTAATTTTAGAACTGCTTATAAATATTTTGATATTTCTACGGATTTTAAAAGCGGTAATTTGCAAAAACCAATTCAGCCTCAAAACAGATTTTTTGCAAACCTTTCTTATGAAACGGTTGTAAAAGAGAATAATTCTCATTGGAAATTTGATATTACTTTTAACAGTATTGGTAAGCAGCGTTTACCAAATACAGCATCAAATCCTGTTCAATATCAATTACCAGCATATTCAAATCCTTATCAATTGTTAAATTCACAAATAACAAAAGTGTTTTCTGATAAATTTGAAATATATATAGGAGCAGAGAATTTAACAAATGTTCAACAGAAAAATCCTATTTTAGCTAGTAATGATCCTTTTGGTTCAAATTTTGACACCACAATTGTGTATTCGCCAATTTTTGGTCGCGCAATTTATACAGGATTAAGATTTAAAATAAAATAATCTTTTAAATAATTATAAGATTGTTTCGTAGACTCACAATGATAAAAAATAATAAAAATGAAAAAAATAGTTTTAGTATTCAGTATGATAATGATTGGTTTTTCTGTACAATCGCAAGAAGTAAAAAAGAACAAAAACGCTAAAGTTTCTTTTGAAGTAGATGGAATTTGTGGAATGTGTAAAAAAAGAATTGAAACTGCCGCTTTAAAATCTAAAGGAGTAAAGTTTGCAATTTGGAGTGTAGAAACACATCAATTAAATTTAATTATGGATGAACGTAAAACCGATGTTGCTACAGTGCAGAAAAATATTTTAGCAGTTGGTCATGATGTTTTATTAGAAGAAGATAAAAAAATAGAAGCAACAATAGAAGCTTATAATTCTGTGCATCCTTGTTGTAAATATAGAGATGATGAGATTATTCTAGATCATAAAGGCGAATTGAAAAAACAAAAAAAGCAATAGAATCTTATAACATAAAAAAGGTGTTTTAAGATTTACGTTAGTTTAAAAATAAATAAAAGTTTCATCAGAAAAAACAAGATGATACATATTGTAGTTGTTTTGTTTGTAAAATTAATAAAGCAAAAAAACCGATAGAATTTAATTCTATCGGTTTTTTTTATATAACAAAGCAAAGTTTGTTTAATTGTAATAAGTTTGAATTACTTGCCTGTTATTGCTAATGGTTTACATCATTCCTGGCATTCCACCACCCATTGGAGGCATTCCGCCAGCAGGAGCATCTTCTTTAATGTCTACTAAAGCACATTCTGTAGTTAAGATCATTCCAGAAACAGAAGCAGCATTTTCTAAAGCAACTCTTGTTACTTTTTTAGGGTCTATAATACCAGCTTCTAGCATATCTACATACGTTTCAGATTTTGCATCATAACCAAAGTTCTTTTTACCTTCTAATACTTTATTGATTACTACAGAACCTTCTCCACCAGCATTTTCAACGATAGTTCTTAAAGGAGATTCAATAGCTTTGTTTACAATTTGTACACCTGTAGTTTCATCTAAATTATCAGTTGCTAATTTTTCAAGAACTTTTTTAGCTCTAACTAAAGCAACTCCACCACCAGCAACAATACCTTCTTCTACAGCTGCTCTTGTAGCGTGTAAAGCATCATCAACTCTGTCTTTTTTCTCTTTCATTTCTACTTCAGAAGCAGCGCCAACATATAAAACTGCAACTCCACCAGCTAATTTAGCTAAACGTTCTTGTAGTTTTTCTTTATCGTAATCTGATGTTGTAGTTTCGATTTGCGCTTTAATTTGGCTAACTCTAGCTTTTATAGTATCAGCATCTCCAGAACCATTTATAATTGTAGTATTATCTTTATCGATTGTTACTGTTTCTGCAGTTCCTAATAAATCTAAAGTTGCGTTTTCAAGAGAAAAACCTCTTTCTTCAGAAATTACAGTTCCACCAGTTAAAATAGCGATATCTTCTAACATTGCTTTTCTTCTGTCTCCAAAACCAGGAGCTTTTACAGCAGCAATTTTTAATCCACCTCTTAATTTATTTACAACTAAAGTAGCTAAGGCTTGGCCATCAACATCTTCAGCAATAATTAATAATGGGCGACCAGATTGCGCAACAGGTTCTAAAATTGGAAGAATTTCGTTTAAGTTAGAAATCTTTTTGTCAAATAATAAAATATACGGATTTTCTAAATCAGCAATCATTTTATCAGCATCTGTTACAAAGTAAGGAGATAAATATCCTCTGTCAAATTGCATGCCTTCAACAACATCAACATACGTTTCCATTCCTTTTGCTTCTTCAACGGTAATAACACCTTCTTTACCAACTTTGCTAAAAGCGGTTGCAATTAAATCACCAATAACATCATCGTTATTTGCAGAAATTGCAGCAACTTGTTTTATTTTTTCTGATGAGTTTCCTACTTGTTTAGCTTGTTTTTCTAAATCAGTAACAATTGCAGTAACAGCTTTGTCAATACCACGTTTCAAATCCATAGGATTTGCGCCTGCAGCAACATTTTTTAAACCTTCTTTTACAATTGCTTGTGCAAGAACAGTTGCAGTTGTAGTTCCATCACCAGCTAAATCGTTGGTTTTAGAGGCCACTTCTTTTACCATTTGAGCTCCCATATTTTCTAAAGAATCTTCTAATTCTATTTCTTTAGCTACAGAAACACCATCTTTAGTAACTGTTGGTGCGCCAAAAGATTTAGAAATAATTACATTTCTTCCTTTAGGTCCTAAGGTTACTTTTACTGCATTTGCCAGCGCATCAACTCCACGTTTTAAGCCGTCTCTTGCTTCAATATCAAATTTTATGTCTTTTGCCATTTTTTTTATTTTTCTTTTAGCTGATAGCACTTGACTTTTAGCTAAAAATAATTACTAATTTTTTTATGTTCTTGCTAAAGGCGAATAACCAAAAGCAAATAACTCTTTAAATAATTGCTAGAATATCAGATTCACGCATCATTAAATAATCTTTACCTTCTAATTTTAAATCTGTTCCACCATATTTACTGTATAAAACAGTGTCACCAACTTTAACGATTAAAGGTTCGTCTTTTTTACCGTTTCCAATAGCTACAACAGTTCCTTGCTGTGGTTTTTCTTTTGCGTTGTCTGGTATAATTAATCCAGATGCTGTTCTTGTTTCTGCTGGAGCAGGTTCTACAAGAACTCTGTCTGCTAAAGGTTTAATGTTTAATCCCATTTTTTATAAATTTTGATTAATTAAATTAAGTATTATTTCTTCTTGAAATGCTCAGAAACTATGCCATTTACTTATAACTGACATTTTTTCTTTGATTGATTTTAATGTTAAATTTTGGGCAAAAAAAAATGCCAACGTGTCATTTACGTTGGCATTTTTTTAAAATTTTTCTAAATGATTACTTAACAGTATCTTTAGTTGTAGAACTTGTGTTATCTACAGGAGTTGAAGTTGATTCGATTCCGTCTAAAGTATTATCTAAGTTTACATTACCTGCTCCTTCTCTAGGAATTGCGAAATTTGATAATAAAATCAAAGCAAACATTGCAATACCAAGAGTCCAAGTTGTTCTGTCTAAGAAGTTATTAGTGTTTTGCACGCCACCCAAAGATTGTGCTCCACCACCTCCAAAAGAAGAAGATAATCCTCCACCTTTAGGATTTTGAACCATAACAATTAAGATTAAAGCTACTGCTACAACCAAAATTAGAATTAAAAATGCTGTATAACTCATGATTTATTTTTTTGTAAAATTTGTACTCTTTTAATTTGGTCTGCAAAGAAACCACTTTTTTCTGGATATTTCAAACTTAAAATTCTATATGCTTGAATTGCGTTTTCATATTTCTTTTGTTCTAGATACACTTTTGCTAAAGTTTCTGTCATTAAAGATGAATCTTGTTTGTTTTGAGTAACTAAAACATTAACGCTTTTGTCTTTTGATAAAGGCGAAATTTTGGGGTTATTTTCTATAAATCGCTCAATAATACTTTGCTTTTTGTTCGCTTCTTGTTTTACAGTATCTTCTCTAACAATTGGTTTTTTTGTTGATAATTGTAACCATTGATTAAAAGAAAAATTTTCTGATTCTGTAAAAGCAATAGGTTTGCCTATTTCTAGCTTTTCTTTAGCAATTTCTATAGGTTTTGATGCTGTTGCTGTCTGAATTTCATTATCTTTAATTATAACGTCAGAAGTATTTGCTGTTAAAAGTTCTACTTTTGTTTCTTTACAAACTTTTTCTTCTTGATCTTCTATAAATATTTCGGATGTTATAAAATCAAATAAAACAGTTCTATCAGTAGTATAAGCGGCAGTTATTTTTAATTCGTTATTGTATTTAAAACTATTCTGATTTTTTAATCTTTTTAAATACAACGCTCTTGCAGATTGAAAATAAGGAAACTCATTAATAACAGATTTCAATTCAGCAATATCTAGTTGCTCAATTGAACGTTTATTATCTATAAATTCTATGTTAGTATTTAATTCCAAATTTTTAATTTTCTACTAATTTTACCATTTTGCAACAGAAGCATTAAATATATCTTGTGTAAGTCTTTCTATAATTTCATCTAAAGCAGCTTCTAAAACGCTACCTGTTAGTTGAGAGTTTGCTCCATAATCAGAATAAAAAGAAAATGTTTTTTCAAAATCATCTTTTGGTTCTAATTTATTTTCAAAACGAACATTTACAGTAACTGTTAATCTATTTTGAGCAGCAGTTTGGTTAGATGTTCCACTCATTGGTGTTACCCTAAAACCTGTAATTTCTCCACTAAAATGCAAATCGCCGTTAGAACTTGTAAGTGTTAAATTTGTTTGTCTTGTAAATAAATCTTGCAAGTCGTTTGTAAAACGTTGTGTTAGTGCAGGTTCTATTAATTGCGCTTGATTCGGAAAAAAATCTATTTGAATCGTTTTTGCTTTACCTGTATTTCCACCTGTAAAAGAATACGCTCCACAAGCAATAAATACTAGTGAATTTATTAAAAATAGCGATATGTAAATTATTTTTTTCATTCTTGAGTATTCAAGGTTTAATATTTAAAATTCAAAGATTGTGTAACTTTTGTAAATCTTAGAATTTTAAACTAAAAATTTTTAACCTTTTTTAAAGGTCGTATTGTTTAATTTTTCTGTACAAAGTTCTTTCAGAAATACCTAGTTCTTTGGCTGCTAATTTACGCTTATTGCTGTTTTTTTCTAATGATTTTTTAATCATTTCAACTTCCTTGTCTTGTAAAGATAAAGATTCATCTTCTTCTATAGTTTCAATAAAATCATAATCTTTTTCTTCGGATGAATTTTGAGGAATATTTAAAACTTCGAATTTAGACGTTTTTGAATTAGTATTTCCATAAATCTTTTCTATTAATTGATGATTTTCTTCTTGTACTTCTTCAACGTTTCCGCTTTTCATTAAATCTAAAGTCAATTTCTTTAAATCGTTGATATCGTTGCGCATATCAAACAAAATTTTGTACATGATATCACGTTCAGTAGAAAAATCATTTTCTTTTTTACTGCCAATTACTGTAGGGAAATTTCCGTTATTATTAGGTAAATATTGTTGTAATTTTGCAGCTGTAACAATTCTTTCTTCTTCAATAACAGATATTTGTTCTGCTAAATTTTTTAACTGACGAATATTTCCTGGAAAACGATAATTTAATAAAACAGCAACAGCGTTTTCATCTAATCGAATAGAAGGCATTCTGTATTTCTGTGCAAAATCCGAAGCAAATTTTCTAAACAATAAGTGAATATCTTCATTACGATCTCGTAAAGCAGGTAAATGAATTTCTACAGTACTTAAACGATAATATAAATCTTCTCTAAATTTTTCTTTTTGAATGGCAGATTGCATATTTACGTTTGTAGCAGCAACAATTCTAACATTGGTTTTTAATACTTTTGATGAACCTACTTTTATAAATTCGCCATTTTCTAAAACACGTAATAAACGAACTTGTGTTGTTAGTGGTAATTCGCCAACTTCATCTAAAAAAATGGTTCCTCCATCGGCAACTTCAAAATAACCTTTTCTATCTTGATTTGCTCCAGTAAATGAACCTTTTTCATGTCCAAAAAGTTCACTGTCAATTGTGCCTTCTGGAATTGCACCACAATTTACTGCAATATATTTTGCATGTTTTCTGTGTGATAAAGAATGTATAATTTTCGGAATATTTTCTTTACCAACACCACTTTCTCCAGTAACCAAAACAGAAATATCTGTAGGCGCAACTCTTACAGCTTTTTCAATAGCTCTATCAAGGTGTAAATCGTTACCTATAATGCCAAAACGTTGTTTTATTGCTTGTATGTTTTCCATTTTTCTTTTCAGTTACAAAGTTTCAGAGTTATAAAGTGGCAAAGTGAAAACTCAAACTTACTTTGCAACTTTATCGCTATTTTTTAATTATTATCAGAATACCCAATTACTGTTCCTTTTAAGGTTGCAGAGGTGCAATCTTCTACTTTTAATAGTACAAAATCTCCCAATTTATAATTGCCTTTAGGAAAAACAGCAACTGTATTTTGTGTATTTCTACCTTTCCATTCATTAGGATTTTTCTTAGAAGTACCTTCAATTAAAAATTCTTCAATTTTACCTAAATGTTGTTGTGTTCTATATAAAGCGTGTTCTTGTTGTAAATCTATAATTTCTTGTAATCTTCGTTTTTTAACTTCAAAAGGCACATCATCAACCATTTTTTTAGCTGCTAAAGTTCCTGGTCTTTCAGAATACGTAAACATAAATCCGAAGTCATATTTTACATATTTCATTAACTCTAAAGTATCTTGATGATCTTCTTCTGTTTCGCCACAAAAACCAACAATCATATCTTGAGATAAGGACATTTCTGGAACGATTCTAAAAATATTGTCAATTAACTCGATGTATTCTTCACGAGTATGTTGTCTGTTCATGGCTTTTAGCATGTTATTGCTTCCGCTTTGAACAGGTAAATGCAAATATTTACAAATATTTTTATGTTTTGCCATCGTGTAAATTACATCTAAACTGATGTCTTGCGGATTAGAAGTTGCAAAACGAAAACGTGTTTTAGGAAATTGAGTAGCACACATATCTAACAATTGTGCAAAATTAACAGCGGTTGCTTGTGCCATTTCAGATGCTTTGTTAAAATCTTTCTTCAATCCGCCGCCAAACCATAAAAAACTATCTACATTCTGTCCTAAAAGTGTAATTTCTTTAAAGTTTCTATCAACCATCGATTGAATTTCCTCTAAAATACTCTTCGGATCTCTACTTCTTTCTCGTCCACGTGTAAAAGGAACTACACAAAAAGTACACATATTATCGCAACCTCTAGTAATTGAAACAAAAGCGGTAACTCCGTTAGAATTTAAACGAACTGGAGAAACATCACCATAAGTTTCTTCTTTTGATAAAATTACATTTACAGCATCTCTACCAGCGTCAATTTCTTCTAATAAATTAGGTAAATCTCTGTAAGCATCTGGCCCAACAACTAGGTCAACAATTTTTTCTTGCTCTAAAAACTTTTCTTTTAAACGTTCGGCCATGCAACCTAACACGCCAACTTTCATTTTTTTATTTATTTGTTTTACAGCATTATATTTCTGCAATCTTTTACGAACAGTTGTTTCTGCTTTTTCTCTAATAGAGCAAGTGTTTACTAAAACTAAATCTGCTTCTTCAAGAATTTGTGTTGTGTTGTAACCTTGCTCTGCTAAAATAGATGCAACAATCTCACTATCATTCATATTCATTTGACAGCCATAGCTTTCAATAAATAATTTCTTGCCGTTTTCTACTTTATGTTCGGTAACAAGTGCTTTGCCTTGTAGTTTTTCGTCGATGATTTTTTCTACGTATTCCATTAATCAATTTAAGATTTGAAAGAGTGCAAAGATACAACCAAAAATCATTTTTTATGACAGATTGGCAGAAAAATAATGTTGCAATTCTGTTAATTATTTACTGAAAAGTAACGAAAAAATTTTTTTTACGAAAAAACTACATACTTTTGCATTCTTAAAACATGCGGTTTATAGTATGTTTTTTTGACAAAAGAAAGATAAATGGCAAAGAATTTAGTAATAGTAGAGTCACCAGCAAAAGCAAAAACAATCGAAAAATTTCTTGGAAAAGAGTATCAAGTAGAATCGAGTTTTGGGCATATTGCAGATTTACCATCCAAAGAATTAGGTATTGATGTTGATGGGAATTTTAGCCCAACATATATAGTTTCTGATGATAAGAAAGCAGTTGTAAAAAAACTGAAAACGTTAGCTAAAAAAGCAGAAGTGGTTTGGTTAGCAAGTGATGAGGATCGAGAGGGTGAGGCTATTGCTTGGCATTTAAAAGAGCAGTTAGCATTAAAAGAAGAAAGTACAAAACGTATTGTTTTTCACGAAATTACTAAAAAAGCCATTTTAAAAGCAGTCGACAATCCTAGAGATATCGATTATAATATGGTAAATGCGCAACAAGCAAGAAGAGTTTTAGATAGAATTGTTGGGTACGAATTATCACCAGTTTTATGGCGAAAAGTAAAAGGAGGTTTATCTGCAGGTAGAGTACAATCTGTTGCTGTTCGTTTAATTGTTGAGAGAGAAAGAAGTATTTTAGGGTTTACTGCCGAAACTCATTATAAAGTAGTTGCAGAGTTTTCTAATAAAGAAGGCGCAACTTTTAAAGCCGGAATTCCTAAAAATTTCGAAACTAAAAAAGGAGCAGAAAATTTCTTAAAATCTTGTATAAATGCAGATTTTTCAATTGCTGATTTAACAAAAAAACCAGCAAAGAAATCTCCTGCTGCACCATTTACAACATCAACATTACAACAAGAAGCGTCTAGAAAATTAGGTTTTCCAGTGGGAAAAACAATGCAAGTTGCACAACGTTTGTATGAAGCCGGTTTAATAACTTATATGAGAACTGATAGTGTAAATTTATCAGTAGATGCAAGAAATGAAGCTGCAGAAGAAATTACAAATTATTACGGGAAAGAATATAGTAAAGAACGTGTTTTTAAATCGAAAGTAAAAGGTGCGCAAGAAGCCCACGAAGCGATTAGACCAACAAACATGAAAATGCATACGGTTGATACAGAATATGACCAAAATAGATTATATGATTTAATTTGGAAAAGAACTTTAGCTTCACAAATGAGTGATGCTCAGTTAGAAAGAACCAACGTGAAAATTGAAAATTCTGAAAACTCAAAGATTTTTACTGCTAATGGTGAAATGATAAAATTTGATGGTTTTCTAAAAGTATATTTAGAAGGAAATGATAATGAAGATGAAGAGCAAGCAGGAATGTTGCCAAATTTAAAAGTAAATGAAAGTTTAGATTATACTTTTATAAATGCTACACAGCGCTTTACAAGTCCGCCATACAGATTTACAGAAGCATCTTTGGTAAAACAATTAGAAGAGTTGGGTATTGGTCGTCCATCTACTTATGCGCCAACAATTTCTACAGTACAACGAAGAGGTTATATAGAAAAAGGTGTAAATGAAGGTGTTGAACGAGAATATCAGCAATTAATTTTATCAAACGGAGTTGTAAAAACGCATACTTTATCAGAAAAAACAGGTTCAGATAAAAATAAATTAGTGCCTACGGATATTGGGAATATTGTAAATGATTTTTTAGTTGCTAATTTTTCTAACGTTTTAGATTTTGGTTTTACTGCAAAAGTAGAAAGTTCTTTTGATGATATTTCTGAAGGAACAGAAAATTGGAGGGAAATGATTAAAGGTTTCTATCAAAAATTTCATGATAACGTAGAGGATGTTAAAGAAAATGCAGAGCGAGAAAGTGGTGAGCGTATTTTAGGAAAACATCCAGAGTCTGGAAAAACAGTTTTGGTTCGTTTAGGTAAATTTGGGCCAATTGCACAAATCGGTGCTCCAGAAGATGAAGAAAAAGTGTTTGCAAGCTTAAATAATGATCAACATTTAGGTACAATTACTTTAGAAGAAGCTTTAGAATTGTTTTTATTACCAAAAACCTTAGGTGTTTATGAAGGTGAAGAAGTAATTGTTTCTAACGGGCGTTTTGGGCCTTATATTCGTTTCGGAACTATGTTTGTTTCTTTGGCTAAAGGAGAAAATCCGATGGAAGTTGATATGCCAAGAGCAGAAGAATTAATTGTTGCAAAACAAAAAGCAGATGCACCAATTTATCATTATGAAGATTTACCTGTACAAAAAGGAGTTGGGCGTTTTGGACCATTTATAAAATGGAATAATATGTTTATTAATGTTAGTAAAAAGTATGATTTTGACAATCTTTCTGATGAAAATATTATTGAATTAATTGAGGTTAAGAAACAGAAAGAAATAGATAAAGTTATCCATAATTGGGAAGACGTAGCTATTCGTGTAGAAAAAGCACGTTGGGGAAGGTATAACGTTATTAAAGGGAAAATAAAAATTGAGTTGCCAAAAACAACAGAGATTGAAAAACTTTCTAAAGAAGAAGCTGTTGCAATGATTGAGGCTAAAACACCAAAGAAAAAAGTAGCTAAAAAGAGAGCGCCTGCAAAAAAGAAAGCAACTGCTAAAAAAACTGCAAAAAAGAAATAAAGAATTTGGTATCTTTCCAAGCCCAATAAAAAATTGATGAGTCAAGACTTTTTAACCCCTGTAAAAGAAACTGTTTTAGCACATTTAGAGCTGCAATCTTCTTTATGCTTGGGTAATAAAATTAAAATTTATTCTGAAGAAGAAGGTTTTCCTGAATTAGATAATGTAAAAATTGCAATTTTTGGAGTTCAAGAAGATAGAAACTCTGAAGATAATTTTGGTTGTGGAGAAAATTTGTATTTTATCAGAAAAAAATTATATGAATTATTTCCAGGAAATTGGCAAACAGAAATTGCAGATTTAGGAAATGTTTTAAAAGGAAATTCTGTTACAGATACATATTATGCGGTTTCAGAAATTATAACAGGTTTGTTAAAGAAGAATATCATTCCTATTATAATTGGTGGAGGCCAGGATATTACGTATGTAAATTACAGAGCTTACGATTTGTTAGAGCAAACTGTAAATATTACCGCTGTAGATAGTAGATTTGATTTAGGGGATTTAGATTCTGAATTGACATCGCAATCGTATTTGAGTAAAATAATTATGCAAGAACCCAATAATTTGTTTAATTACAGCAATGTTGGATATCAAACATATTTTAATTCTCAAGAAGAAATACAATTGTTAGATAATTTATTTTTTGATGCTTATAGACTTGGAAAAGCAAAAGAATTAGAAAATATAGAGCCAGCTTTTAGAAACGCAGATATTGTTTCTATAGATATTGGTGCAATTAGACAAAGTGAAGCTCCTGCTAATAATAATGCGTCTCCAAATGGTTTTTATGGCGAAGAAATTTGCGCTATTTCTAGGTATGCAGGTATTAGTGATAAAGTTTCTTCGTTTGGTATTTACGAGTACAATTCGCAATACGATAATAATCATCAAACAGCCAATTTAA
Protein-coding sequences here:
- a CDS encoding carboxypeptidase-like regulatory domain-containing protein, giving the protein MKKIIISSILLFIPVIFFSQTTLKGMIMDKNNPKDQLGVPGATLHWLNTNVSAVTNEKGWFTIAYKNEYKKLVVNYLGYKTDTITINNLEPIHHFLTLESELEEVTINAKRKATQKSFFSTANMFTVNADELLKAACCNLAESFETNPSIDVSFSDALTGTKQIQMLGLTSPYLLITQENIPSIRGASQAFGLTFTPGTWVESIQISKGAGSVVNGYESISGQINAELVKPFTDNKFFINGYSSLNGRLELNTHFNERVSDKWQTGVYIHGNYRGEKFDKNHDNFLDNPLANQVNVMNRWQYTDAEKGWVSFINVRFLKDEKQTGEINFNPTLDKGTTNAWGSEIDTKRFETSAKLGYVFPELPFQSIGIQMAYSNHQQDSYFGLNVYDIKHESLYSNVIFNSIIGDTRNKFKTGISFTHDKFDELVNATDFSRIENDFGAFFEYAFDNLQNFSLTAGLRIDAHNLLGTFITPRLHLRYVPWEKGVFRASVGRGKRSANIFAENQQLFASSRQINIDNVGGNIYGLNPEIAWNYGVSYLQRFNLFDKKGDITFDFYQTNFQNQVIVDWENPQEISFYDLNGKSIANSFQVEVNYNIAPFFNFRTAYKYFDISTDFKSGNLQKPIQPQNRFFANLSYETVVKENNSHWKFDITFNSIGKQRLPNTASNPVQYQLPAYSNPYQLLNSQITKVFSDKFEIYIGAENLTNVQQKNPILASNDPFGSNFDTTIVYSPIFGRAIYTGLRFKIK
- a CDS encoding heavy-metal-associated domain-containing protein; its protein translation is MKKIVLVFSMIMIGFSVQSQEVKKNKNAKVSFEVDGICGMCKKRIETAALKSKGVKFAIWSVETHQLNLIMDERKTDVATVQKNILAVGHDVLLEEDKKIEATIEAYNSVHPCCKYRDDEIILDHKGELKKQKKQ
- the groL gene encoding chaperonin GroEL (60 kDa chaperone family; promotes refolding of misfolded polypeptides especially under stressful conditions; forms two stacked rings of heptamers to form a barrel-shaped 14mer; ends can be capped by GroES; misfolded proteins enter the barrel where they are refolded when GroES binds), yielding MAKDIKFDIEARDGLKRGVDALANAVKVTLGPKGRNVIISKSFGAPTVTKDGVSVAKEIELEDSLENMGAQMVKEVASKTNDLAGDGTTTATVLAQAIVKEGLKNVAAGANPMDLKRGIDKAVTAIVTDLEKQAKQVGNSSEKIKQVAAISANNDDVIGDLIATAFSKVGKEGVITVEEAKGMETYVDVVEGMQFDRGYLSPYFVTDADKMIADLENPYILLFDKKISNLNEILPILEPVAQSGRPLLIIAEDVDGQALATLVVNKLRGGLKIAAVKAPGFGDRRKAMLEDIAILTGGTVISEERGFSLENATLDLLGTAETVTIDKDNTTIINGSGDADTIKARVSQIKAQIETTTSDYDKEKLQERLAKLAGGVAVLYVGAASEVEMKEKKDRVDDALHATRAAVEEGIVAGGGVALVRAKKVLEKLATDNLDETTGVQIVNKAIESPLRTIVENAGGEGSVVINKVLEGKKNFGYDAKSETYVDMLEAGIIDPKKVTRVALENAASVSGMILTTECALVDIKEDAPAGGMPPMGGGMPGMM
- the groES gene encoding co-chaperone GroES, producing the protein MGLNIKPLADRVLVEPAPAETRTASGLIIPDNAKEKPQQGTVVAIGNGKKDEPLIVKVGDTVLYSKYGGTDLKLEGKDYLMMRESDILAII
- the secG gene encoding preprotein translocase subunit SecG, with the protein product MSYTAFLILILVVAVALILIVMVQNPKGGGLSSSFGGGGAQSLGGVQNTNNFLDRTTWTLGIAMFALILLSNFAIPREGAGNVNLDNTLDGIESTSTPVDNTSSTTKDTVK
- a CDS encoding LptE family protein, whose product is MKKIIYISLFLINSLVFIACGAYSFTGGNTGKAKTIQIDFFPNQAQLIEPALTQRFTNDLQDLFTRQTNLTLTSSNGDLHFSGEITGFRVTPMSGTSNQTAAQNRLTVTVNVRFENKLEPKDDFEKTFSFYSDYGANSQLTGSVLEAALDEIIERLTQDIFNASVAKW
- a CDS encoding sigma 54-interacting transcriptional regulator → MENIQAIKQRFGIIGNDLHLDRAIEKAVRVAPTDISVLVTGESGVGKENIPKIIHSLSHRKHAKYIAVNCGAIPEGTIDSELFGHEKGSFTGANQDRKGYFEVADGGTIFLDEVGELPLTTQVRLLRVLENGEFIKVGSSKVLKTNVRIVAATNVNMQSAIQKEKFREDLYYRLSTVEIHLPALRDRNEDIHLLFRKFASDFAQKYRMPSIRLDENAVAVLLNYRFPGNIRQLKNLAEQISVIEEERIVTAAKLQQYLPNNNGNFPTVIGSKKENDFSTERDIMYKILFDMRNDINDLKKLTLDLMKSGNVEEVQEENHQLIEKIYGNTNSKTSKFEVLNIPQNSSEEKDYDFIETIEEDESLSLQDKEVEMIKKSLEKNSNKRKLAAKELGISERTLYRKIKQYDL